A window of Halichoerus grypus chromosome 15, mHalGry1.hap1.1, whole genome shotgun sequence genomic DNA:
ACTGTGGAATATACCAGAATATACCAATTCTcttcacatatattttgtatgctgTTGTCATtccattaacatatttttaaactttcataaGCCAGAGTAACcatgtttgttttataaagtattttctacAATCTTTGTATAAAAATTTCTATCACAGTTAGAACATGACTTCCCTTATGGTAAAACATTTTGTCCAAATTCATTAAATCAATAAGATTCCTCCTAAAAATGAATGCCTCCACATATAATGATTAAGGCTTTCTCACAATTATCAGGTTTTAATTCCTATAGGCATTCTTTCTGGCATGAATTTTCTGATGTCTGCTGAGGTTTGGCTTCTGATAAAAAGCTTTGCCACATTCACTGCATCCATAGGGTTTTTCTCCTGTATGAGTTCTCCAGTGTTTATTGAGGCATGACTTTtggctgaaggctttcccacattctctGCAACGATATGGTCTTTCTCCTGTGTGTATTTTTCGATGTACATTGAGGTATGACTTCTCACCAAATgacttcccacattcactgcacacAAAGGGTCTCTCTCCAGTATGTGTTCTTTGATGTTCTCTGCGGTGTGACTTCTGagtgaaggctttcccacagAAAAAACATTCAAAGGGTCTTACCCCAGTGTGAATTCGCTGATGTTTAATGAGGGTTGACTTATGGGAAAAGGCTTTCCCACAGTCAGTGCATCCATATGGCTTCTCCCCAGTGTGACTTCTCTGATGCCTAATGAATTCAGACTTGTAGcagaaggctttcccacactcgCTACAGACATGGGGTTTCTCTGTAGGTGGAACCCTCTTACGTTTATACACAAGAGAATTGGTTACTGCTGGTTTATACATAAGTGCTGGGTTGTGGCTGAAAGCTTTCTCACAATGACTGCATTCCCAGAGTTTTTCTCCATTAGGTCTTCTATCATGGTTTGTACGTTGTAACAATTTCCCACATCCACAGCACTCATCTTGTTTTTTTGAATAGCTTCTCTTAAAACCAATAAAATCTAAATTATGGTTTGCACTCTTTCCACAGGGGTCCCAGTTAGTAGGGTTTTGAATTGAAGGAAAAAGATTAGTGCTCAGAGGTGATATTTTCCCAAACTTATTGCTTTCATGGCTTCTTTCCTTGGGCAATGTTTTCTTGCTGATGAATGCACCTTGTTTCAAAATCATGTCTTGTCTTTTCCTCTGGACATTAACTTGACAAATGTTTTCTGGAGAAAATACAGCAAACctttctttattctattaatatgatctAGAATAAAATTACTTGAGAAATACCCTAAGAATTTAAACAATGCACAATACATGAACAGAAAGCATGAACCATAACTAAATGCAGGGAAGGGTGTTGTACAAGTAGAGAAGATTCACAACACTGGCACAAATGAAATGGAATATGTCAGAGGGTACAAAGTAATAATTTTGAAGAAGATGGGATATTGTAGAGCAGTCGTTGACAAACATGttcttaaagggccagagagtaaattttaggctttgtgggccatatggtctcagTCAAAATTACTCAACTCTCCCATTGTATTTGACAAACATAAGACAGTATATAAATGTAAAGGCATGGCTGGGTtccaaaaaaactttatttacaaaatcaggtGGCCAAACTATAGGCTGTAGTTTGTCAATCCTGTTACTGAGGTGTCATATAGAACCTTGCTATTCAATGTGtggctcttggggcgcctgggtggctcagtcgttaagcatctgcctttggctcaggtcatgatcccagggtcctgggatcgagtcccgcatcgggctccctgctcagcgggaagcctgcttcttcctctcccactccccctgcttgtgttccctctctcgctgtgtctctgtcaaataaataaataaaatctttaaaaaaaaatgtgtggctcttaaaagagggaaaagaaaggcagCTGATAGCCAGGTTACTATGGTTTCAGGAAGGTTGATAAGCGTAGTTTAATGACGCAAAATACATCCTAGAGGGCACCAGAATGTGATGGTTAAGAGTACTGGTTCTGAAACCTGACCACATGGGCTCAAATCTCTGTTCAGTCCCTTACTTTACTATATGTTCTTAGATAAGTTTCCTAACTTTTCTGTGACTGTTTCATTTGTAAATGGGGTAATAAAGGCTGGATATCTCACAGGTGTTGTAAGGGTTGAATGAAATGATATATGTAAAGGGCTGAGAACAAATCTGGCATAGAGTGAGCACACACATTGGCCAATACTTCTAGTGCTGTTGCTGCTACTGCTACAACCAAGGTGGATGAACAGTGGATGGTAGTAATTTCAGAGACATCATTTTGGGAGAAGCATGAAAATGACTTGAATGTTTTTGGGGTTCATGtaatatttaattcaattatgTGATTACAACACCAAGCGTAAGTGGCATAAACAGATTGGGAACAGACAGCACTGACTATTCTTGCTAAGCCCATGACTCTTGTGGAGAAGTAGAAGTTCAAAGGCATCCTTAAGAGTAGGTTACCAACACTTGGGGTGCCATGGGTATTGTTGGGATATTTTACAGAGCTGATGGGAAAGGGGCAGTTATTCTGAATGTTAAATGAAAGTAGTTAAGATGGGCCAAGCTCAGTCATGTGCTTTACTGCCCCGCTGTCCTTGGTTACCTGAAATTTAATACTTCCTCCTCTTGGACTTAAGGAAACTAAAGGACTAAGGGATAAGGAAAGGATGGGAAGTGAGAGTGTGGGTATGGCAGGCAGGTCTGGGGCATTTTACCTGGAAACTGTGAGAATAGGAAATAGGAAGGGACCAGCCGGAGCAGGAGAATGACAGAAGCTTATTTGTAAGAATGCCTGAATGTGAAAGAGAAGGTGTACTGAAAACCTTAAGAGACCAAGGATTCTAGAGAAAGGGCAATGGAGCAAGAACACAGGGAGAGATGagatgaggaggagaaggaacGCCTGGATAAAGGAGGTGGGGTGCATGGAGGATGAAGGGTCATCAAGAAGGCTAAAGCTCTCAGAGAAATGTCTCCAGCTGCTTGCAAAGCTCTAAGGCTTTTGAGAGCTGGACTCTGAACAAAATCCCAAAGGTGCCAGCCTCCCATAGTACCTCTTTTGCTGGATGTATACTTACCCTGACAGTGGCAGCCTGAGCATGCTGCCTCACAAATCCATGGTGCTTCTTCCTGCTCCAGCTTGAGGATCACATATGGTTTAGTGCCTTCATAACCTGTTCCAGGGAAATGATCCAGGCCTTGGGCTGAGCTCCTTGGTCTTCAGGGCCACTCAGGCAGCATTAAAGGCTGCACAACAGATATTGTACTTGGGAGAAGACTGTACACACACCTCGTCCAGAACCCAAAAGGAATTAGTAACCCAGGACCACTGAACCTCAAGCCAAATTCACTGAGGCAGCACAGTGTAAGAGTCAGGAACGCAGAATGTGCAGCCAGACTGCTGGGGTTCAAATCCTACTCTTGGCCCTGTATGTACTAGGTGAGTGACACTGGGCAAGTAACTTCGCCCATCTGCCTCTGTttccaaatatgtaaaatagtggtactaatagtacctacctcataaggcTCTTAGgagaattaaataagttaatacttTAAAAGTGACTgaaatagtgtctggcacataggaagtaTTTGGTACTTCTGAGGCTCTAGGTACCTCAGTTACTTTTAGCAACTGAAAAAGGAAAGGCGGTCATTCACGCATAATCTAGATTGTGTGGTGGAGCTGTTCTTACCCACTGAGACAAGGTTGCTGTAGGTCTCCAGCATCACATCCCGGTACAGTGCCCTCTGAGCAGGATTCAGCCTGTGCCACTCCTCTTGAGTGAAGCCCACTACCACGTCTTTGAAGGACACAGGTCTCTGCTGAGGATGAAATGGCATTGAGTCATGTGGGAAAATGCAGCCAGGGGTGGATGGTATGGAGTTTTTATGCTTCTAGGTCAGAGCTTATCATGATAATTTATCTATCTAGGATGCGCTTACATTCCTGGCTTTGGGCTATGTATGGTAGGGAAAATAACAATCACATTGGAACCCACTGTCATATACACTTTGAGTCAACATATATTGACTGAAGAAGACCTGCTGTGTGTAACCCAGTGCTGGCTGCTGGAGACATAGTCATGGATGGTTCCtgacctcaaggagctcacagcctGGCAGAAGGCAATATGTAAAGCCATCCAGGTGAAAGTATATGAGCTATGGTGGCAGGACATCTAGGTTACAGAAAAGTGTGAATGGTCCATTAAATGTTTCAAGGTCTAGCAAGGCTTCAGAGCTAGGGGACATGTGGAGCTGAGTCTTCTCTgcagaaagatggagaaactgcAATCCTTGCAGACAGAGCAGCATGAACACAGGCATGGGGATAGAACAGTGATTTTAAGGGCTGCGAGGCTCTCAGTAACAGGAGGAGTATAGAGGGGCATATGAGTGATGAGATGATGGACTTTAGGACAATGGAAAATCTATCAAGGGAGAGGTGTGTGTAGAAAGCTCATTCTATTAGGCATGTGGTAAGTTTCTTGATCCCATGTCAAGTGGTACAGCGGTAACTCTAAGCAGACTGAAAAGTTAAGAATATACCTTATAGCCCTAGAGGAACCACTAAAATCATAGTGCAAAGAGGTGTACTGAAGTAAATGAAGTAAATGAATtccaaaaaatattcatttaattcacacaaacacacacgtagAGAAGAAATAGAGGAACAAAAGCACATGggacaaataaaaaaccaaataCTAAAAAGATACAAATCCAACATAACAATAATTATACTTATATTCAATGAtagtaaattataatataaattaatatatgacTGAACACtccaaaaggcagagattgttagGCTGGATTAAAAAAGcaatgctggggtgcctgggtggctcagttggttaagcgtctgccttcagctcaggtcatgatcccagggtcctatgatcgagccccgcatcgggctccctgctcagcggggagcctgcttctccctatccgtctgccactccccctgcctgtgctctcctgctctctctctgtgaaataaataaaatctttaaaaaaataaaataaaaaagaagtgctGCCTGTAAGAGATACAAAACTCACAGATAATTTGCAAGTGAATGGATACAAAGAGAAATGTAGTGGGTGAACCTCTGTGGAAGTGAAAGCAAAAACTGCAATAATGCAGGTAGAAGGTGGTGTTCCCAAGTGGGACAgtaaaaatgagacagagaaggacCATTGTAAAGAAGAGCAGAACCTGCAGCTTAACTGGTTGTGGGGAGGTGAAGGAGGGGTAAGGGTAACACCCAAGTATCTCAAAGCCAACTGGGTGATGGTGAATCAGACATGAGAAAAACAGCAGAAACAAAGAGGATGTGTTGTTAGACATGTCTGGGGACACATGGGTGGAGACACTTAGCATGCAGCAGGATGAACATAGAATCTTGTACCAGAAGCAAGATCAGGAAGGGAGCTAAAGCTCTGGAAGCAGCAGCAGAGAGGTGGTAGCTAAAGTTGTCAGTGTGGGATCTCTCTGCAAGGAGACAGGATGAGCAAAGTGTCCAGGCCAGAGCCCCAAGGGACCCTAATAGATTTCAGCTGGAGACCCAAGAGGACTTACAGGTACTAACCTAAGAGGGCACCTGTGATATTTGTgatatattaagaaatatatatttggttttccttCCTCATTCCTGGAACAGAGCTTCTTAAACCCTTGTAACTTCCTGAGTAACAGGGGtaataggagtgtcttttgttattcctAACAAGCCTCAGTCAACAATACACAAGTTTATGTCAATGACATGGAGGAAGGGGGCTAGTTGCCAGAGGAACTAACCATATGATTAGAGggctggaactttcagccccCTTTTCTACCCCGCCCAACCTCTGGGTCAGGGGATGGGTGGTACCAGAGATTGAGCTAATTACCaatcaatgatttaatcaacgaTGCCTACGTCATGGAAATCTCATGAAAACCCtgaagagcttccaggttggtgaacacatctgGGAAGATGCACACCCCAAACTCCAGACAGAAGCTCATGTGCTCAGGACCATTCTGTACTTGTTATCTGGcttttcatttgtatcctttataataaacctgtAATAGTAAGTAAAGTGTCTCCCAGATTTGTGACTCACTAtagcaaattatcaaaactgAAGAGGGAGTCATAGGAACCCCTGACTTATAGCTAGTTGGTCAGAAGTTCAGGTGACAACCTGAGATTTGTAATTAGCATCTGAAgggggggggcagtcttgtgagactgagtccctaACTTGTAGGGTCTATGCTAACTCCAAGTTGAACTAAGTTGTAGGATACCCAGTTGGTGTCCATGGAGAATTGGGAGAATTGTTTGGTGTAGGGAAAAAACTCCCCTATTCCTTGAGTAGAGGAAACAGTACCTATGATATATCTTCAAGTGACTGTAAAGAACTGAACTTTCCCCAAAGAGAGGTCTGATCTTTGCACTCAGCTCCTGGGAGTTAATCTCTAAGCCCCTGCAATGTTCTGTTTGGTAAGACCGTCTTTGTTTACCTGGAGGCCTTGGGCCACATGAGATAGTCTAACAATGTGATTTCTGGTGGGGGCTTTGGGTCACAGGCATCAGCTCAACCTCAGGAGGAAGCTgtacatctctttaaaaaatgtggggTCCTACAGTGGCACCTGAGCAGTAGCCCAAGCAGATAGACCTGAAGGCAGGACCTGGCACGTGAGACCCTAGACCCATACAAAGGCCATGTACATAGGAGGTACCAACCAGATATCCTCTCTGATGTCAGAATAACATACCATGGTAGTGGGAGAACAGCAGTCAGTCTTTTaccacagagcatggagcctggctcAGTTGACAGGCGTGGGTCGGTATTTCCCAAACAGAGCTAATTGGAGTGggaggggatgggatgggatgggatgggatgggatgggatgggatagaacagaacaaaatagaaaagatgtAATTTGACACCCATAAAGGCATGTCATTTTCACCAAACATAGGGATGAAgaggaaagagatggaagaaacaTTAAGGTTGTAAAATTACCATCACTTAGTGACTGAGTGTGAGAATGGGAAGGCAGGGAGAAGTCAAGGATATGGTCCTGGCTTGTCCAGTGGGATGGTACCATCTCCTGAGATGGGAAACTGTGGCACAAAGAGGTTCAGAGACTTGTGCAAGGTCATACAGACGGTAAGGTCTGGGATTCAAACTCAACAGTCTGGCTCCAAGCCTGTGCTCTCACCCAGTGTATGCTGTTGCCTTCTGCACAGAAGGGGGCAAACAGTACAGTCTACTTTAGCAGAACAATCGGAAAGCATCTTCTGATTTCAGCCTCAAAAAAGTCACCTGGGCCCTTGGCCAGAAAAGCTTTAgtcaggtggggagagaggatgcTGGActcaagaaagaataagaaacagGATATGGAAACATCAAGAGCAGGAAGTCCCTACAAGAGATGGAAGGAGgccaggggagaaaggaaaggcctTTGTGGTTTGGAAGTGGTGATGGTTTCTAGGGTTGGAGGCACTGACAATGGTTGTAGGGACAAGGGAAAAGAtctgggaaaggggagaggatGGGTCTCCAGAAAGAGATGTCCCTCCTGGAGGGAGGCCTCCAAAGAGGTGGAAATGTAGGAActcaggggctgagggggagTCCTGTCAGGACGCAGGGAACTTCACCATCATAAGATGGTGAGGAAGGTAGGGGGAGCTGGGAACTCTTCACACCAAGACTTCGTGGGGACTAAGATGTTCACTGTTTGCTGCCAAACTAGTAAAGACAGTAAAGGGAATGACAGTAATTTAAATAATGGACAGCTCATCTGTTCCTCAGTCTAGATCAAGGACACAGATACCCTGGACCAAAATCAGGACTTCCATAAATGGGGAGGAATCTTCCTGCCCGctccttttgaaaataaataatatttgtattttcactttcctcTAACTGAACTTTAGCATTTTATTCCATTACACATGTGGCTGCAAAGTACAGAGGAGTTAAAACTTCCTGCAACTCTGACACTGATAGAAAACTTTAACACTTCATTGGGAAACTAAGTCATGATGCTTCTGGTCACCTCGAAATCCAGGAGTTCTGTGGGGCTAATACTCAACTCCAAGGGAAGAGCTGAACCACTGTAGAAAACATGCTTCTACATTGGTTAGTTATCGTTAAGAATTTTGTCCTCTCTGCCAGTGCTTCTCACACTTACAAGAGCATAAGGATCACCGAGAGCTTGTTAAACATAGATTCCCAGGCTCCACCCTCAAATCACTTGATTcaagcaggtctggggtggggcctgccaTTCTGTATGTCTAACAAGCTCCTTGGAGAAGCCCATGTCCTGGGACCACACGGTTAGCAGCAGTGTTGCTCTACCTCAGCCATAAGAAGGCCCCTCAGGGAAATGTCTTTAGAAAATGCCTTGAAAAGCTAGTTTTCTCTTAGAAATAACAGCAAGCTTCTATCCTATGGCCAGTGCAAATCATGGGCTGTGTTTGCCTTTTTGCTGGGCCACCAGGAAGACCACAGTTAACGACTCTTGTTGGACTGTTTCGTATATCTGTATTCCAACAAAGAAGGTTCCTTGCATCATTCCTTGTAATATCAAATTTGGAAATTACCTGAATGTCATAAAATGGAGGGCTAGTTAAATCAGTCATATTCCATGCATAGGATGGAGCATTATGtaccttgtttaaaaaaaatggtgtgggggcgcctgggtggctcagtcgttaagcatctgccttcggctcaggtcatgatcccagggtcctgggatctagccctgcattgggctccctgctccgcagga
This region includes:
- the ZNF793 gene encoding zinc finger protein 793 isoform X5, with translation MLETYSNLVSVGYEGTKPYVILKLEQEEAPWICEAACSGCHCQENICQVNVQRKRQDMILKQGAFISKKTLPKERSHESNKFGKISPLSTNLFPSIQNPTNWDPCGKSANHNLDFIGFKRSYSKKQDECCGCGKLLQRTNHDRRPNGEKLWECSHCEKAFSHNPALMYKPAVTNSLVYKRKRVPPTEKPHVCSECGKAFCYKSEFIRHQRSHTGEKPYGCTDCGKAFSHKSTLIKHQRIHTGVRPFECFFCGKAFTQKSHRREHQRTHTGERPFVCSECGKSFGEKSYLNVHRKIHTGERPYRCRECGKAFSQKSCLNKHWRTHTGEKPYGCSECGKAFYQKPNLSRHQKIHARKNAYRN
- the ZNF793 gene encoding zinc finger protein 793 isoform X4 — encoded protein: MIEYQRPVSFKDVVVGFTQEEWHRLNPAQRALYRDVMLETYSNLVSVGYEGTKPYVILKLEQEEAPWICEAACSGCHCQENICQVNVQRKRQDMILKQGAFISKKTLPKERSHESNKFGKISPLSTNLFPSIQNPTNWDPCGKSANHNLDFIGFKRSYSKKQDECCGCGKLLQRTNHDRRPNGEKLWECSHCEKAFSHNPALMYKPAVTNSLVYKRKRVPPTEKPHVCSECGKAFCYKSEFIRHQRSHTGEKPYGCTDCGKAFSHKSTLIKHQRIHTGVRPFECFFCGKAFTQKSHRREHQRTHTGERPFVCSECGKSFGEKSYLNVHRKIHTGERPYRCRECGKAFSQKSCLNKHWRTHTGEKPYGCSECGKAFYQKPNLSRHQKIHARKNAYRN
- the ZNF793 gene encoding zinc finger protein 793 isoform X3: MIEYQQRPVSFKDVVVGFTQEEWHRLNPAQRALYRDVMLETYSNLVSVGYEGTKPYVILKLEQEEAPWICEAACSGCHCQENICQVNVQRKRQDMILKQGAFISKKTLPKERSHESNKFGKISPLSTNLFPSIQNPTNWDPCGKSANHNLDFIGFKRSYSKKQDECCGCGKLLQRTNHDRRPNGEKLWECSHCEKAFSHNPALMYKPAVTNSLVYKRKRVPPTEKPHVCSECGKAFCYKSEFIRHQRSHTGEKPYGCTDCGKAFSHKSTLIKHQRIHTGVRPFECFFCGKAFTQKSHRREHQRTHTGERPFVCSECGKSFGEKSYLNVHRKIHTGERPYRCRECGKAFSQKSCLNKHWRTHTGEKPYGCSECGKAFYQKPNLSRHQKIHARKNAYRN
- the ZNF793 gene encoding zinc finger protein 793 isoform X2, which produces MRVLDFLIGRALSGNGNDVSICDNIPRQRPVSFKDVVVGFTQEEWHRLNPAQRALYRDVMLETYSNLVSVGYEGTKPYVILKLEQEEAPWICEAACSGCHCQENICQVNVQRKRQDMILKQGAFISKKTLPKERSHESNKFGKISPLSTNLFPSIQNPTNWDPCGKSANHNLDFIGFKRSYSKKQDECCGCGKLLQRTNHDRRPNGEKLWECSHCEKAFSHNPALMYKPAVTNSLVYKRKRVPPTEKPHVCSECGKAFCYKSEFIRHQRSHTGEKPYGCTDCGKAFSHKSTLIKHQRIHTGVRPFECFFCGKAFTQKSHRREHQRTHTGERPFVCSECGKSFGEKSYLNVHRKIHTGERPYRCRECGKAFSQKSCLNKHWRTHTGEKPYGCSECGKAFYQKPNLSRHQKIHARKNAYRN
- the ZNF793 gene encoding zinc finger protein 793 isoform X1 — its product is MGADPGKMGKALSGNGNDVSICDNIPRQRPVSFKDVVVGFTQEEWHRLNPAQRALYRDVMLETYSNLVSVGYEGTKPYVILKLEQEEAPWICEAACSGCHCQENICQVNVQRKRQDMILKQGAFISKKTLPKERSHESNKFGKISPLSTNLFPSIQNPTNWDPCGKSANHNLDFIGFKRSYSKKQDECCGCGKLLQRTNHDRRPNGEKLWECSHCEKAFSHNPALMYKPAVTNSLVYKRKRVPPTEKPHVCSECGKAFCYKSEFIRHQRSHTGEKPYGCTDCGKAFSHKSTLIKHQRIHTGVRPFECFFCGKAFTQKSHRREHQRTHTGERPFVCSECGKSFGEKSYLNVHRKIHTGERPYRCRECGKAFSQKSCLNKHWRTHTGEKPYGCSECGKAFYQKPNLSRHQKIHARKNAYRN